The sequence below is a genomic window from Granulicatella elegans.
CTATTGTACGCGAACCCTAGGGTCAACGATACTCATAATAATATCAGATAATAATGTTCCTAATAGTGTTGCTGTACCAAATAGTAATAACAACGCTAAAATAACAGAATAGTCACGAGATGAAATTGAACTTACGAATAAGTTCCCCATTCCAGGATATGAGAAGATGTTTTCAATAAACACTGAACCACCGATTAAACCAGTGAATTCATAACCTAAGAACGCTGCGATAGGTAAAATTGAGTTACGGAAAATGTGACGGTTAAATACTACTTTTTCAGGAACCCCTTTTGCACGAGCTGTACGAACATAGTCTTGACTCTTCGCATCAATTACCCCAGTTCTTAAATATTGAACTGTACCTGTAGTTGATAAAATCGCCATTGTTAATGCCGGTAATAATAAGTGGTGGAATCGATTCATTAAATAAGTAACTGAACCTGGTGATACACCTGAATCAACCGAACCACGAGTTGGGAACCAACCTAATGTATAACCAAATAACCATAATAGAATTAAGGCAAATACGAATGTTGGAATCGAATAAGTAATGAAGTTATAAACAATGATTAACTTATCAGCCCAAGAGTTTTGATAACGTCCTGCAATCATCCCTAAAGGAAGTGCAATTAAATACGTTAAAATTAATGTTAATAATGATAACCATACTGTATTACCAATACGTTCACCAATTAATTTAGTAACGGCATATTTATAAGTATAACTTTGTCCAAAGTCTCCTTGGAATGCTTTCCCCATCCAACGAACATATTGGATATACCATGGATCATAGAAACCAGCTTTCACACGTAAAGCTTCAATTGTGTTTGGATCTGTTTCAGGAGTAATTAAACCTGTAAACGGATCCCCTGGCATCATCTTAGCAATTAAGAATGCTAATAAACTTAAAATTAAGATTTGTGGCACCATTAGTAGCACACGACGTAATATAGTTTTCCACATAGTCTAGTTACCTCCCTTTATTGACGGATTCAACGCAACAAAATGCGAATCTGATAATGGTTGTAAATCGAATACACGACCATTTTCGTCATAGTACATTGTTTGATTTTCTTGATAGAATTTCTCAGCTTCAATACGACGTTGTTTGTTCGCTTCACGGTTTACTGGGTCAATAACTGGAATAGCTGATAATAAACGTTTTGTATAAATATGTTGAGGATTTGCATAAATATCATCTGCTTTTCCTGTTTCAACAAAACGTCCACGATACATAATGAATAATTCATCACACATGTGTTTTACAACCCCAAGGTCATGAGAAATGAATAAATAACTTAAGTTAAATTCATCTTGAATACGTTTCATATAGTTTAATACTTGCGCTTGTACAGATAAGTCCAAAGCAGATACTGGTTCATCGGCAATAATTAAACGTGGATTACTTGCTAATGCACGAGCTACTCCAATACGTTGACGTTGTCCACCAGAGAATTGGTGAGGATATTTTAATAATGCTTCTTCAGATAAACCGATAATTTCCATTAATTCAATAACTTTACGACGTTCTTCTTCTGGAGATAAACGGTCAAAGTTACGTAATGGCTCAGCCACGATATCTAAAATACGTTTTTTAGGATTAAAACTTGATAATGAATCTTGGAAAATCATTTGTACATTACGATTATAATCAGAAGTACGACGACGTGCTTTATTTGTCACATCTTGGCCTTCATATAATACTTTACCACTTGTAACTTGCTCTAAACCGATAATTGATTTACCGATTGTTGATTTACCAGAACCG
It includes:
- a CDS encoding ABC transporter ATP-binding protein; the encoded protein is MGFVRIEDLKVHYPIRSGFFNRVTDHVYAVDGVTLEIEEGKTYGLVGESGSGKSTIGKSIIGLEQVTSGKVLYEGQDVTNKARRRTSDYNRNVQMIFQDSLSSFNPKKRILDIVAEPLRNFDRLSPEEERRKVIELMEIIGLSEEALLKYPHQFSGGQRQRIGVARALASNPRLIIADEPVSALDLSVQAQVLNYMKRIQDEFNLSYLFISHDLGVVKHMCDELFIMYRGRFVETGKADDIYANPQHIYTKRLLSAIPVIDPVNREANKQRRIEAEKFYQENQTMYYDENGRVFDLQPLSDSHFVALNPSIKGGN
- the opp4B gene encoding oligopeptide ABC transporter permease — its product is MWKTILRRVLLMVPQILILSLLAFLIAKMMPGDPFTGLITPETDPNTIEALRVKAGFYDPWYIQYVRWMGKAFQGDFGQSYTYKYAVTKLIGERIGNTVWLSLLTLILTYLIALPLGMIAGRYQNSWADKLIIVYNFITYSIPTFVFALILLWLFGYTLGWFPTRGSVDSGVSPGSVTYLMNRFHHLLLPALTMAILSTTGTVQYLRTGVIDAKSQDYVRTARAKGVPEKVVFNRHIFRNSILPIAAFLGYEFTGLIGGSVFIENIFSYPGMGNLFVSSISSRDYSVILALLLLFGTATLLGTLLSDIIMSIVDPRVRVQ